From Megalobrama amblycephala isolate DHTTF-2021 linkage group LG24, ASM1881202v1, whole genome shotgun sequence, the proteins below share one genomic window:
- the LOC125260710 gene encoding uncharacterized protein LOC125260710 — translation MAAERPVNVRRTSLRTSPGQLEDPTHGHGCSELFSPQKTPAQSSEDGDSDVDAKLNCILIVILICDCGSDVSLWYTFTNTGERKTCSSCFAPISQKNKVAAKKVTLDRKWGERVLKNRNAGRVVDSAHIAVKKLSALGYVPILFFGKKDKASGKWVADVVTHLPPSEDNLKIVATMRKAYNFVLIKEGNSTTTLLEPQPQFLALAESQPQAQEKETFYPLDLYPVSLPVKEQPPPPKKKKKV, via the exons ATGGCCGCTGAACGTCCTGTGAACGTCCGGAGGACGTCTTTGCGGACGTCCCCGGGACAGCTAGAGGACCCTACACATGGAC acgGATGTTCAGAACTCTTTTCCCCTCAAAAAACACCTGCCCAAAGCAGTGAGGATGGGGACTCGGATGTAGATG CCAAATTAAACTGTATCTTGATTGTAATTCTTATCTGTGACTGTGGATCTGATGTCTCACTTTGGTATACTTTTACCAACACAGGTGAGCGCAAAACCTGCAGCTCTTGTTTCGCACCCATCtcccaaaaaaacaaagtagCCGCCAAAAAAGTGACCCTGGACAGGAAGTGGGGGGAAAGGGTCCTAAAAAATAGAAATGCGGGAAGAGTGGTGGACTCTGCCCATATTGCA GTAAAAAAACTAAGTGCATTGGGCTATGTCCCAATTCTATTTTTCGGCAAGAAGGATAAGGCCTCTGGAAAGTGGGTGGCCGATGTGGTGACTCATCTGCCACCCTCTGAGGATAACCTAAAAATTGTGGCCACCATGAGAAAGGCCTACAATTTTGTATTGATCAAAGAAG GGAACTCCACGACGACATTGCTCGAGCCCCAGCCTCAGTTCTTGGCCCTGGCTGAGTCCCAGCCTCAGGCCCAGGAAAAAGAGACATTTTATCCTTTAGATTTATACCCCGTCTCTCTCCCTGTGAAAGAACAACCCcccccacccaaaaaaaaaaagaaagtgtaa